In Deltaproteobacteria bacterium, the genomic window ACGTGGGGGATCGTCTGCCCGGTTGCCTCGCCGTTGTTGACGCCGATCGTCGTGCCGGCGGCGCCGAGCGCCTCGCGGACCGGCCGCGCGAGCCGCACGACGGCGCGCAGGAGCGCATCGGCCGCCGCCGGCTCAAGGTCCTCGAGGAGCGCCACGTGCGCCCGCGGCACGACGAGCACGTGGCCGTCGGCGAGCGGGTGTGTGTCGAGGAAGGCCACCACCTCG contains:
- a CDS encoding HIT domain-containing protein codes for the protein MACVFCRIVAGEIPAEVVAREPEVVAFLDTHPLADGHVLVVPRAHVALLEDLEPAAADALLRAVVRLARPVREALGAAGTTIGVNNGEATGQTIPHV